The Rhodothermales bacterium sequence CGTGCACACCCGCTCGATGTGGTCCGCCACGGCACCCAACTCGACGACTGCCGGCGAGGTCTCCCCACGCACCCATCCGGGATACAACATCCAGGCATCGAGCGCTGCACCGATGACGGCGCCTCGCTCGATGAGCCGGCGGATCTGCGCGTCGGTCAGCTGGCGCTGGTGCGGAACGAGCGCCCGACAGTTGTGGTGACTGGCCAGCACAGGCCCCCCGAAGGCGTCGAGCGCCTGGTCGAAGCTCTCGTCGGAAAGGTGCGTGACGTCCAGAATCATCCCCAACCGATCAAACACACGTAGCAGTTCGAACCCTCGGGTGTTGATCGGGCCTTCGACGCCCGTCCCGGCGGCATATTGCCCCAGGCCGTAATGCGTGAGGCCGGCGGCCCGAAGTCCATCCTCCCACCAGGCTTCCGCCTGTTCGGGACGGACCATCGGGTCGCACCCTTCCATGCTCAGGATGATGCCCGGCACCCGCGTCGCGCCGGCCTCCCAGGCCTGCCAGTGGGCGCGCAGGTCGGCGGCCGTACGCAGCATTCGCAGGCGGCCGTCTTCCTCTAGTTGCCGGTAGTAGGCCCGCTGGGCCTGAGCGGCCGCGTGGGCGATGGCCGGCGTGGCGTGTTCGAGGTCGGTGCGTTTATATCCGGGTTGCGGCGTCTGCGCCGCACCGCTGCGCGCGAGGAGCGTCGCCACACATACGGCAACGCCGGCCGCCGCCAGCTCGGGCAGCGAGGTCGTGCAGCGTCCCCGGCCGGGCACATCGGTCATGTGCGCCTCGCAACGGCGCAGTTCAGTGATGGAGAGCGTCAGATCGCGGTTGTAAGACACCGCGTTCCACGCCAGGTCCAGGTGGGCGTCGAAGAGGAGGCGCATGTTGGCGTGTGCGAGTGTGGGGGTGTGGGAGTGTGGGAGTGTGGGAGTGGGTTCTCCCATACCCCCACACCCATTATAGCTTCCTCAACCGTACCTCCTCCACCGCATGCCCGGGGCCTTTGCGCAGGACGAGGTCCGCGCGATCCCGGGTGGGGGCGATGTTTTCGGTGAGGTTACGGGCGTTGATCTCGCGCCAGATTGTCTGGGCAAAGGCGTCAGCCTCCTCCATGGATAGCGTCGTGTACCGGTGAAAGTACGACGACGGATCGCGAAAAGCGGTCCGGCGGAGGGTATGAAATCGTTCAAGAAACCACTGCTCGATGAGTGCAGGGTCGGCGTCGACGTAGATCGAGAAATCAAAAAAGTCCGACACATACACCGGAGGCCGCCCCTCTGCCGGCAGGCGCGGCGTCTGGAGGACGTTGATCCCTTCGAGGATCACGATGTCGGGCTGCCGGATGTCGAGCCGCTCTCCGGGCAGGATGTCGTACGTATGATGCGAGTAGATGGGCGCCTGGACGACGGGCTCGCCGGCCTTGAGCGCGGCCACAAATGCGACGAGTTGACGTTGATCGTAGCTTTCCGGAAATCCCTTGCGCTTCATCAGTCCCAGCGCCTCAAGCTTTGCGTTCGGGAAGAGAAAGCCGTCGGTCGTGACGAGATCCACCCGAGGGTGGTCCGGCCAACGCGAGAGGAGCGCCTGGAGGATGCGGGCCGTGGTGCTTTTTCCAACAGCCACGCTGCCGGCGAGGCCAATGAGATAGGGCACTTTCGCCGCTGAGTCGCCCAGAAACGTCGCGGTAGCCCGGTGCAAACGCTGGACGGCCGCAACGTAGAGGTTCAGCAGGCGCGAAAGCGGCAGGTAGACCTCGACCACTTCGCCGAGCGAGAGGTCCACGTTGAGCCCACGCAACTGCTCCAGATCCACCTCCGATAGGGTCAGCGGTGTATCTTCGCGCAGGGCGGCCCATTCAGGGCGGGCGAAATGGATGTAGGGGGAGTTCAAGGAAAAAGGGAAAAGGAAAAAGGGAAAAGGGAAAAGGGAAAAGGGAAAAGGGAAAAGGGAAAAGGGAAAAGGGAAAAGTTGAATTGTGAATACGACGGATGGTTGCTGGGCGTTCGGTGCCATTTCGGGTACCGTGCAACGTTAAACGCTGGCAACGCAACGCGAAACACCCGGCCTGGAAAAAGTTCTTGTCGCCCCGCAACCGATGCGACAACCGGGCGTATCAATTAGACAATTGACTAAATATCAAAATGAACACCGTCTTCAAAGCGCTGAACGACCCGACGCGGCGGGCGATCCTGGACATGCTGAAGCGGGCGGACCTGACGGCCGGCGAGATCGCCGATGCGTTTCAGATCAGCAAGCCGAGCATCTCGCATCATCTGGATCTCTTGAAGCAGGCCGGCCTGATCGATGCCGAGCGCGAGGGGCAGTTCATCCGGTACTCGCTCAACACCACCGTGCTCGACGACACCTTGAAGTGGTTGTTGACGCTCACACAATCTAACGGGGATTCGAACCACCATGAAGCTTCGTGAATTGATCAAGTCCGACTGGCCGGCGTGGCTGGTTGTGGGCCTGCCGTTTGTCGTACTGGCTGTGGTGTGGGACCGCCTCCCGGCCGAACTGCCCATGCACTGGAACATGTATGGCGAAGTCGACCGCTACGATGCGAAGGGTTTTGGTGCCTGGATGATCCCGCTCCTCGGGCTGGGGATGTATGTGCTGATGCTGGCGATTCCCTGGATGGACCCCAAGCATCGGATCGACCCGGGCCAGAAGGGGGTGAAGGCCTTTCGGCTGATCATTCCTGCGATGATGACCGGGATGTTCGGCATCGTCTGTCTGAGTTGGCTCGGGTATCCGATTAACACGTCCAGCGCCGTGTACCTGTTGCTGTGCGTGCTTTTTCTGGCGATGGGCAACTTCATGGCTACGATGAAGCCCAATTATTTCATCGGGATTCGCACGCCCTGGACGCTCGAATCCCCCGAAAACTGGCGCAGGACGCATCGACTCGGAGGAAAATTATGGGTCTTCGGCTCTCTTGTGATGATCGTTTTATGGTTATTTCTGCCCGTTGGCGTCTACTTCTGGGTATTCATGGCCGGCGTGCTGACCATGTCCCTCGTTCCGGTCGGCTACTCGTTGGTGCTCTACCTCAGGGACAAACGGACGGCAGAGGGTTCCAGGTTCAAGGTGTAAGGTTCAAGGCGACTTCCTTGAACCTCGAACCTTAAACCTTAAACCGTTCCGTCAGCGCACGGCGTTTTTCGTAGGCCTCGCGGGCAATACGCACGTCTTCCAGGAAGTATGGCAGTTCTTCGAGGAGCAGCGCTTGGGGGCCGTCGACGAGCGCCTTACTGGGCTCCGGGTGGAAGTCCACCAGCACCATATTGGCCCCCGATATGATGCCTTGCGCGGTGACATGGAACAGATCCAGCATGCCATCTGGAGCCGCCTGGCGGGTGCCGACGGAGTGCGAAGGATCGACACAGACCGGTAGACGAGTGAGGCGTTTGAGGACCGGGACGTGGGCGAAGTCGACCATATTCCGGTGCGGGCTGGCGAACGAGGCCTTCATGCCGCGCAGGCAAAAGACGATGCGGGAGTTGCCGTAGGTGGCCAGGTATTCGGCCGCGTTGAGCGACTCGGCGAGCGAGATGCCGAAGCCGCGTTTGAAGAGCACCGGGTAGGTCTGCTGCCGGCCGATGAACTTCAGCAGCTCGAAATTCTGGGTATTCCGCGTGCCCACCTGGAGCATGACGCCGGTCGGTCGGCCGAGCCGCTCCAGCGCGGTGTCGATTTCCTCGATGTGGCTCTCGTGGGTGATCTCCATCGCAATCACCTTGATCCCGTACTTGCCGGCAAGCTCGAATACGTACGGCAGACAGTCCTTCCCGTGACCCTGGAACGAGTACGGATTCGTACGCGGCTTGTAGGCGCCCATCCGGGTACAGACCTGGCCGTGGGCCTGGAGGGCCTGCATCATCCGCTCGACGTGTTCGGCCGTGTCCACCGCACAGAGGCCGGCGAATATGTGCAGGTTGTCCTGATTGAAGGTCACGCCGTTGTAGGAGAAGCCGATCGAGCGTCGGTCGTCCTTGTGCCGGCCGATCATCCTGTACTCTTCCGAAATACGCACGACCCGCTCGACGGCCGGCAGCCCCTGGATGTCCTCGATCGCCAGCGCCGCCGTGTTGCCGATCAAGTAGATCTCCGTGAGCACCTGCAGTTCGCCGCTTACAAGGTGTTTCTTCACGTCGATGCCCGGAAGCTCGGTAAGGTGTTTCCAGGTGTGAAGAAAGGCGTCCGACGTCTCGTCGATATTCGGATGGAGGATAACAAGCATGATCGTTCGGTCAGGAAGCGGTGAGAGGGACAAAAAGGTACAGGTTTCCTCTTTCTGGATTCAAGCGGGTCCGATGAAGAATTGCCTCATGAAAGCCCTTCCAGGCGATAGAATGCCAGGAAGTGGGCTCAGGGTGAAAACAAAACCGCCGATACCTCGTGTAAGCCCCCATTCACACCGTTCCCGTCTACACCATTCGGAAGCGGCTTTTAGTTCACTGCTTTCCGGGATGTACTGGGGCGCGTCGTATTTGAGAAAGGACCAAGGGACTGCCCTGTGAACCAGGCGGCCCGTGCAGGAAATCGACGCGCCTGTTCTATTCTAGACGATTATTCGGTGCCACTCGCACCAGATTCCCTTCGTTCGGATAAAACCCATCGAGCATTTCGCGCCGGCATTCCGGTGCCGCGCAGTATCCTTTCTGCCTGACGCTCGATACCCTCCAGCGCGTCAATTGCGCCTTGCGCTAGCCGGATTCCTCTATCCAATTATACATGACCTTTGATCAGCTAAACCTGAGCCAGGACGTCCTGCGCGGCGTTCAGGCATCCGGTTATACGACACCTACGCCCATTCAGCAGGCAGCCATCCCCGTAATTCTCGCTGGCGACGACCTGATTGGTTGTGCCCAGACGGGCACGGGTAAGACGGCGGCCTTTGTGCTTCCGATCCTGGACCGCCTGCTCGCCGGGCCCCGCCCGCAGGGCCCGCGCCGCGTCCGTGTACTCGTCGTCACCCCGACACGCGAACTCGCGCTACAGGTAGACGAGGCCGTCCGCACCTACGGCAAGTTCACCCCATTCCGCAGCCTGCCGATCTACGGTGGCGTGGGCATGCAGCCGCAGTTCATGGGCCTTCGCAAGGGCGCCGACATCGTAGTCGCCACGCCGGGCCGGCTACTCGATCACCTCGAACGCGGCAGCATCTCGCTGGCGCACGTCGAGGCGCTCATCCTCGACGAGGCCGATCGGATGCTCGACATGGGCTTCATCAACGACGTTCGGAAGATCGTCGCCGCCACGCCCAAAAAACGGCAGACGCTGCTCTTCT is a genomic window containing:
- the coaA gene encoding type I pantothenate kinase, with the protein product MNSPYIHFARPEWAALREDTPLTLSEVDLEQLRGLNVDLSLGEVVEVYLPLSRLLNLYVAAVQRLHRATATFLGDSAAKVPYLIGLAGSVAVGKSTTARILQALLSRWPDHPRVDLVTTDGFLFPNAKLEALGLMKRKGFPESYDQRQLVAFVAALKAGEPVVQAPIYSHHTYDILPGERLDIRQPDIVILEGINVLQTPRLPAEGRPPVYVSDFFDFSIYVDADPALIEQWFLERFHTLRRTAFRDPSSYFHRYTTLSMEEADAFAQTIWREINARNLTENIAPTRDRADLVLRKGPGHAVEEVRLRKL
- a CDS encoding membrane dipeptidase; the protein is MGEPTPTLPHSHTPTLAHANMRLLFDAHLDLAWNAVSYNRDLTLSITELRRCEAHMTDVPGRGRCTTSLPELAAAGVAVCVATLLARSGAAQTPQPGYKRTDLEHATPAIAHAAAQAQRAYYRQLEEDGRLRMLRTAADLRAHWQAWEAGATRVPGIILSMEGCDPMVRPEQAEAWWEDGLRAAGLTHYGLGQYAAGTGVEGPINTRGFELLRVFDRLGMILDVTHLSDESFDQALDAFGGPVLASHHNCRALVPHQRQLTDAQIRRLIERGAVIGAALDAWMLYPGWVRGETSPAVVELGAVADHIERVCTLAGNTRHAAIGSDLDGGFGTEQTPGDLETISDLQRLAGILETRGFSPADIDAVFHGNWLRFFGEALR
- a CDS encoding 3-deoxy-7-phosphoheptulonate synthase; amino-acid sequence: MLVILHPNIDETSDAFLHTWKHLTELPGIDVKKHLVSGELQVLTEIYLIGNTAALAIEDIQGLPAVERVVRISEEYRMIGRHKDDRRSIGFSYNGVTFNQDNLHIFAGLCAVDTAEHVERMMQALQAHGQVCTRMGAYKPRTNPYSFQGHGKDCLPYVFELAGKYGIKVIAMEITHESHIEEIDTALERLGRPTGVMLQVGTRNTQNFELLKFIGRQQTYPVLFKRGFGISLAESLNAAEYLATYGNSRIVFCLRGMKASFASPHRNMVDFAHVPVLKRLTRLPVCVDPSHSVGTRQAAPDGMLDLFHVTAQGIISGANMVLVDFHPEPSKALVDGPQALLLEELPYFLEDVRIAREAYEKRRALTERFKV
- a CDS encoding autorepressor SdpR family transcription factor → MNTVFKALNDPTRRAILDMLKRADLTAGEIADAFQISKPSISHHLDLLKQAGLIDAEREGQFIRYSLNTTVLDDTLKWLLTLTQSNGDSNHHEAS
- a CDS encoding SdpI family protein; its protein translation is MKLRELIKSDWPAWLVVGLPFVVLAVVWDRLPAELPMHWNMYGEVDRYDAKGFGAWMIPLLGLGMYVLMLAIPWMDPKHRIDPGQKGVKAFRLIIPAMMTGMFGIVCLSWLGYPINTSSAVYLLLCVLFLAMGNFMATMKPNYFIGIRTPWTLESPENWRRTHRLGGKLWVFGSLVMIVLWLFLPVGVYFWVFMAGVLTMSLVPVGYSLVLYLRDKRTAEGSRFKV